In a genomic window of Chrysemys picta bellii isolate R12L10 chromosome 1, ASM1138683v2, whole genome shotgun sequence:
- the TCF20 gene encoding transcription factor 20 isoform X1 yields the protein MQSFREQSSYHGNQQSYPQEVHGASRLEEFSPRQQTQMFQSFGGGAGSGRRGATGASAAMAGESSGHQSYQGFRKEAGEFYYMASNKDTVAAGGQQPPQRRPSGPVQSYGPPQGSNFGSQYGSEGHVGQFQTQHSALGGVSHYQQDYTGPFSPGSAQYQQQASSQQQQVQQLRQQLYQSHQPLPQASSQPASSTSHLQPMQRPSALPSSASGYQLRVGQFSQHYQPPASSSSSFPSPQRFGQSGQNYDGSYSVNSGSQYESHAVGSNSQGYGTQSNYNFQTQPIKSFDQSKMPQGGQQGQQQQHPSQHVMQYSNAATKLSLQSQVGQYSQAEVPVRSPMQFHQNFSPISNPSPAASVVQSPSCSSTPSPLMPSGENLQCGQGNMSIGSRNRILQMMPQLSPTPSMMPSPNAHGGGFKGFGLEGLQEKRLTDPGLSSLSALSSQVANLPNTVQHMLLSDALAPQKKSSKRSSSSKKADSCTNSEGSSQAEEQLKSPLAESLDGGCSSSSEDHGERVRQLSGQSTSSDTIYNRGNLERSNLSPAQGSQNEPAKLSTSPTVREDVGSPGEKEVLIAVDATPKVNEKTVGVIVSREAMTGRVEKSGGQDKSSQDDAPPATQAPPGASGIKETGQVLPQSEPQGGSKGSKSGENNTNHNGEGNSQPGHAIIGSSFPGRTEPSKSPGSLRYSYKDNLGAGMQRNIGGFPQYPSEKGDFPGHSERKGRNEKFPSLLQEVLQGYHHHPDRRYARNAQEHPGMAGSLEGAMRPNILISQTNELTNRSLLNKSIGSLLESPHWGPWDRKSSGTAPEIKQINLADYPIPRKFEIESQSSAHEGGTLSERRSVICDISPLRQLVRDPGPHPMGHIGAEARSGRSERLTPGLGQSVILPGGLVSMETKLKSHSGQIKEEDFEQAKTSVNLNSKKSGDHCHPANVKHESFRGSANPGAAAPDSTPDYVSQQDSRSTQLRRAPGRMGSSREGMRGKSPSQYQDLADKLKMSPGRSRGPGTDFHHMNPHMTLSERVSRGSLHSPFPQNSEGSSLASAYHTNTRSHAFGDPNQSLNSQYHYKRQIYHQQQEEYKDWSSSSAQGVIAAAQHRQEGARKSPRQQQFLERVRSPLKNDKEAMMYIQASSYHDTGSQEAGRCLIGSDGTQNKCTELKHGVQKMQQQESGWDLSRQISPAKNSGPLGATNQKRFCSQDSDGHRREESADLPKPSNAMLRLPSQEDQSPQNPLIMRRRVRSFISPIPSKRQSQDMKNSGTEDKGRLLLPSKEGTDKAFNSYAHSSLSQDAGKPLPKGDSSKDLQSPDNRNCPAVSLTSPAKTKILPPRKGRGLKLEAIVQKITSPNIRRSVSSNSAETGADAVTLDDILSLKCGPPEGGSLVSHGPETEKRKGETVSDPVGQVSQELTSETSLPRSSEEWHSSGDDKVKKETPEVASVSKEVSGANVATPPSQKSGSQGRLDGSLSGAGTLMFPDSKTVSPSSMLISEPNPKSEEKDGDMTNISPKPDGFPPKGYFPSGKKKGRPIGSVNKQKKQQQQQPPPPPPPPPVPLPPQPSEGTRGGEPKPKRQRRERRKPAAQPRKRKTRRATPIVEPQEPEIKLKYATQSLDKTDTKNKSFFPYIHVINKCEIGAVCTIINAEEEEQNKLVRGRKGQRSLTPPPSNTESKVLPTSTFMLQGPVITESSVLGHLVCCLCGKWASYRNMGDLFGPFYPQDYAATLPKNPPPKRASEMQSKVKVRHKSASNGSKTDTEEEEEQQQQKEQRSLAAHPRFKRRHRSEDCGGASRSLSRGAACKKATTEGGSGSEKTPLDLKAPMPTSEGGPELELQIPELPLDSNEFWVHEGCILWANGIYLVCGRLYGLQEAVEIAREMKCSHCQEPGATLGCYNKGCSFRYHYPCAIDADCLLNEENFSVRCPKHKPLLPCSLPSLQNKMVKGSLSTEQSERG from the coding sequence ATGCAGTCCTTTCGGGAGCAAAGCAGTTACCACGGAAACCAGCAGAGCTACCCACAGGAAGTGCACGGGGCATCCCGGCTAGAAGAATTTAGCCCCCGTCAGCAGACCCAGATGTTCCAGAGCTTTGGAGGAGGTGCTGGCAGTGGGCGCCGGGGAGCAACAGGAGCATCTGCAGCAATGGCTGGTGAGAGCTCTGGGCACCAGAGCTACCAAGGTTTTAGAAAAGAAGCAGGAGAGTTTTACTACATGGCCTCCAACAAGGATACAGTGGCAGCAGGTGGGCAGCAGCCACCTCAGCGCAGGCCGTCTGGACCAGTGCAGAGCTATGGGCCACCCCAAGGAAGCAATTTTGGGAGCCAGTACGGGAGCGAGGGACATGTGGGCCAGTTCCAAACACAGCATTCAGCCCTTGGAGGTGTATCTCACTATCAGCAGGATTATACTGGTCCCTTCTCTCCAGGGAGTGCCCAGTATCAGCAGCAggcttccagccagcagcagcaggtgcaaCAGCTGAGACAGCAGCTCTATCAATCCCATCAGCCTTTACCACAGGCATCCAGCCAGCCTGCGTCTAGCACCTCCCACTTGCAGCCAATGCAGCGTCCATCTGCCCTGCCTTCCTCTGCTTCTGGGTACCAGTTACGAGTGGGTCAATTCAGCCAACACTATCAACCCCctgcttcttcctcttcctctttcccctccccacagcgtTTTGGGCAGTCTGGGCAGAACTATGATGGCAGTTACAGTGTGAATTCTGGTTCACAGTATGAAAGCCATGCTGTAGGTTCTAATTCACAGGGATATGGGACTCAATCTAATTACAACTTTCAGACTCAGCCAATAAAAAGTTTTGACCAGTCTAAGATGCCCCAgggtgggcagcaggggcagcagcaaCAGCACCCCTCACAGCATGTAATGCAGTACTCAAATGCTGCCACCAAGCTATCTCTTCAAAGTCAAGTGGGACAGTACAGCCAAGCTGAAGTCCCTGTGAGATCACCCATGCAGTTCCATCAGAACTTCAGTCCTATATCCAACCCATCTCCAGCTGCCTCAGTGGTCCAGTCTCCAAGCTGCAGCTCTACCCCATCACCCCTCATGCCAAGTGGGGAAAACCTCCAGTGTGGGCAAGGCAATATGTCGATAGGCTCTAGAAATCGAATTTTACAGATGATGCCTCAGCTTAGCCCAACACCATCCATGATGCCGAGCCCCAATGCTCATGGTGGAGGATTCAAGGGATTTGGGCTGGAAGGACTTCAGGAGAAGAGACTTACAGATCCAGGGCTGAGCAGCCTAAGTGCTTTAAGCTCTCAAGTGGCCAACCTTCCTAACACAGTCCAGCACATGTTACTTTCAGATGCCTTGGCACCTCAGAAAAAAAGTTCCAAAAGGTCATCGTCGTCTAAAAAAGCTGACAGTTGCACCAACTCAGAAGGCTCCTCCCAAGCAGAGGAGCAGCTTAAGTCTCCCCTGGCAGAGTCCCTCGATGGCGGCTGCTCTAGCAGTTCAGAGGACCATGGAGAGAGGGTCAGACAACTGAGTGGCCAGAGCACTAGTTCTGACACTATCTACAATCGGGGTAACTTAGAGAGATCCAACTTGTCACCAGCACAAGGCTCTCAGAATGAGCCAGCCAAACTCAGTACCAGCCCTACAGTTAGGGAAGATGTGGGTTCCCCGGGTGAAAAGGAAGTCCTGATAGCAGTGGATGCCACCCCAAAAGTGAACGAAAAGACAGTTGGGGTGATAGTCTCTCGGGAGGCCATGACAGGCCGAGTAGAAAAATCAGGCGGGCAGGATAAATCCTCACAAGACGATGCTCCTCCAGCTACCCAAGCGCCTCCTGGTGCCAGTGGAATAAAAGAAACTGGGCAGGTGTTACCACAGTCAGAGCCTCAAGGAGGGAGCAAAGGGAGTAAGAGTGGGGAAAACAATACTAACCACAATGGAGAGGGAAACAGCCAGCCTGGCCATGCAATCATTGGCTCAAGTTTTCCTGGCAGAACAGAACCTTCCAAATCGCCTGGCAGTTTGAGGTACAGCTATAAGGACAACCTTGGGGCTGGCATGCAGAGAAATATTGGTGGCTTTCCTCAGTATCCTTCAGAAAAAGGGGATTTTCCAGGGCATAGTGAGCGAAAGGGCAGGAATGAGAAGTTTCCCAGTCTTCTGCAGGAGGTCTTGCAGGGTTATCACCACCACCCAGACAGAAGATATGCTAGGAATGCACAAGAACATCCAGGCATGGCTGGAAGCCTGGAAGGAGCCATGAGGCCCAACATTCTAATTAGTCAAACCAATGAATTAACCAATAGGAGTCTCCTAAATAAAAGCATAGGGTCTCTCCTGGAAAGTCCTCACTGGGGCCCCTGGGATAGGAAATCCAGTGGCACAGCTCCGGAGATAAAACAGATCAATCTGGCTGACTATCCTATCCCTAGAAAGTTTGAGATAGAGTCACAGTCTTCAGCCCATGAAGGGGGAACACTCTCAGAGAGAAGATCCGTGATCTGTGACATATCTCCATTAAGGCAGCTTGTCAGAGATCCTGGGCCTCACCCAATGGGTCACATAGGTGCTGAGGCCAGAAGTGGGAGGAGTGAACGTCTCACTCCTGGTTTAGGCCAGTCAGTCATCCTCCCTGGTGGCCTGGTGTCCATGGAAACCAAGTTGAAGTCTCATAGTGGGCAAATAAAAGAGGAAGATTTTGAACAGGCCAAGACCTCAGTCAATCTCAACAGTAAAAAATCAGGAGACCATTGTCATCCTGCCAATGTTAAGCATGAGTCTTTCCGAGGCAGTGCCAaccctggagctgcagcccctGATTCTACTCCAGACTACGTCTCCCAGCAGGACAGCAGATCAACACAGCTAAGACGAGCACCTGGAAGAATGGGAAGCAGCAGAGAGGGCATGAGGGGTAAATCACCTTCTCAATATCAGGATCTGGCTGACAAACTGAAGATGTCACCAGGCAGGAGCAGAGGCCCAGGAACGGACTTCCACCACATGAATCCACACATGACACTGTCTGAGAGGGTCAGCAGGGGTTCTTTGCATTCTCCCTTCCCTCAGAACTCTGAAGGCTCATCTTTGGCTTCGGCATATCACACAAACACTAGGTCTCATGCTTTTGGTGACCCTAACCAAAGTTTGAATTCCCAGTATCATTACAAAAGGCAGATATACCACCAGCAGCAAGAAGAATACAAAGATTGGAGCAGCAGTTCTGCACAGGGTGTGATTGCTGCAGCTCAGCACAGGCAGGAAGGGGCAAGGAAGAGTCCAAGACAACAGCAGTTCCTTGAGAGAGTAAGGAGTCCCTTGAAAAATGACAAGGAAGCAATGATGTACATCCAGGCTAGCTCTTACCATGATACTGGAAGCCAAGAAGCTGGGCGCTGTCTCATAGGGAGTGATGGTACACAAAACAAATGCACCGAATTAAAACATGGTGTCCAGAAGATGCAGCAACAGGAATCTGGTTGGGATCTCTCCCGACAGATCTCTCCTGCCAAGAACAGTGGGCCTCTAGGAGCAACCAATCAGAAAAGGTTTTGCTCTCAAGATAGTGATGGGCATAGGCGGGAGGAATCTGCGGATTTGCCCAAACCTAGTAATGCGATGCTGAGGCTCCCTAGCCAAGAAGACCAGTCTCCTCAAAACCCCTTAATTATGAGGAGGAGGGTCCGTTCTTTCATTTCTCCTATTCCCAGCAAAAGACAGTCGCAGGATATGAAGAACAGTGGCACAGAAGATAAAGGGCGACTGCTTCTCCCCTCAAAGGAAGGAACTGACAAAGCATTCAACTCCTATGCACATTCATCTCTAAGCCAAGATGCTGGCAAGCCACTCCCAAAGGGAGACTCCTCCAAGGATCTCCAAAGTCCTGACAACAGGAATTGCCCTGCTGTTTCCCTCACAAGCCCGGCTAAGACCAAAATATTGCCGCCACGGAAGGGGCGGGGATTGAAACTGGAAGCTATTGTTCAAAAGATTACATCCCCCAACATCAGGAGAAGTGTTTCCTCCAACAGTGCTGAAACTGGTGCAGATGCAGTCACCCTTGACGACATCCTGTCCCTCAAATGTGGACCACCTGAAGGTGGGAGTTTGGTAAGTCAtggaccagagacagaaaagagaaaaggggagactGTGTCAGATCCAGTGGGGCAAGTGAGCCAGGAATTGACTAGTGAAACATCTCTGCCAAGATCTTCAGAAGAGTGGCACAGCAGTGGGGATGACAAAGTCAAGAAGGAGACGCCTGAAGTTGCTAGTGTCAGTAAAGAGGTATCTGGGGCCAATGTTGCCACACCACCTTCACAGAAGTCTGGTAGTCAAGGACGATTAGATGGATCCTTAAGTGGAGCTGGAACTCTGATGTTTCCTGACTCAAAAACAGTTTCTCCTTCCAGTATGTTGATTTCTGAACCAAACCCAAAGTCTGAAGAAAAAGATGGAGATATGACAAATATTTCACCTAAGCCAGATGGCTTCCCTCCAAAGGGATACTTCCCCTCTGGAAAGAAAAAAGGGAGGCCTATTGGTAGCGTAAACAagcagaagaagcagcagcagcagcagccgccaccaccaccacctcctccaccagtgCCACTACCACCACAGCCATCAGAAGGGACAAGAGGTGGAGAACCAAAACCTAAGAgacaaaggagggagaggaggaaaccTGCAGCACAACCACGAAAGCGGAAAACTAGACGGGCCACTCCAATTGTGGAACCTCAAGAACCAGAGATCAAGCTGAAGTATGCCACCCAGTCGCTGGATAAAACTGACACCAAGAACAAGTCCTTTTTCCCGTACATTCATGTGATAAACAAGTGTGAGATAGGCGCTGTGTGCACAATCATCAATGCAGAGGAAGAAGAGCAGAACAAGTTGGTGAGGGGCCGAAAGGGACAAAGGTCACTGACACCCCCTCCTAGCAACACTGAGAGCAAAGTTCTGCCCACCTCAACTTTCATGCTGCAGGGCCCCGTGATAACTGAGTCTTCTGTCTTGGGGCATCTGGTTTGCTGCCTGTGTGGAAAGTGGGCCAGTTACCGCAACATGGGAGACCTCTTTGGGCCTTTCTATCCCCAGGATTATGCAGCTACGCTGCCCAAAAACCCGCCTCCCAAGAGGGCCTCAGAAATGCAAAGCAAGGTCAAGGTACGACACAAAAGTGCTTCTAATGGCTCCAAGACCGatacagaagaggaagaagaacaGCAACAACAGAAAGAACAGAGAAGCCTGGCTGCCCACCCCCGCTTTAAGAGGCGGCATCGCTCTGAGGATTGTGGTGGGGCCTCTCGGTCACTTTCAAGGGGAGCTGCTTGTAAGAAAGCAACCACTGAGGGTGGCAGTGGCAGTGAAAAGACTCCCTTGGACTTAAAAGCCCCCATGCCCACTTCAGAAGGTGGCCCTGAGCTGGAATTACAAATTCCTGAACTACCTCTTGACAGCAATGAATTTTGGGTCCACGAGGGTTGTATTCTCTGGGCCAATGGAATCTACCTGGTGTGTGGCAGGCTCTATGGGCTGCAGGAAGCTGTGGAAATAGCAAGAGAGATG